One window from the genome of Paenibacillus azoreducens encodes:
- a CDS encoding YxeA family protein, whose amino-acid sequence MKKGLVIGAGIILALLIGFIVFIQNVNINRLGADHYYVQIQDGGKKMEDKTDSGEIYVNYEYTMKGFDEEGKEKTFTFTANKELRKQAYLRVYLKDDKVSSYQEVQANELPEKTKQKLEASGE is encoded by the coding sequence ATGAAAAAAGGACTTGTGATTGGAGCGGGCATCATTTTGGCTCTTCTGATCGGATTTATTGTTTTTATCCAAAATGTCAACATCAACCGTCTTGGCGCCGATCATTATTACGTGCAGATCCAGGATGGCGGCAAAAAGATGGAGGATAAAACCGATAGCGGAGAAATTTACGTTAATTATGAATACACGATGAAAGGTTTTGATGAAGAAGGAAAGGAAAAAACATTCACCTTTACGGCGAATAAGGAACTGCGCAAGCAGGCTTATCTGCGGGTATACCTGAAGGACGATAAAGTAAGCTCCTACCAGGAAGTGCAGGCAAACGAGCTGCCGGAAAAGACGAAACAGAAGCTGGAGGCAAGCGGGGAGTAA
- a CDS encoding ABC transporter ATP-binding protein has protein sequence MKTILQAIDVAKTFGMKGNIYTALQEINLHIQEGEFVGIMGPSGAGKSTLLNIFSTIDAPTSGEVIIDGQRIGSMNEEKLSDFRRNKLGFIFQDYNLLDTLTVKENILLPLALSKVPAGEIEKRVNEIADTFGIREILDKYPYHISGGQKQRTAASRAIVTNPSLILADEPTGALDSKSATSLLESLSHLNETNQSTIMMVTHDAYAASYCKRVIFIKDGELFTEIRKMNLTRKTFFQRILEVLAELGGEHHDVV, from the coding sequence ATGAAAACTATTTTGCAAGCTATAGATGTTGCTAAAACGTTTGGTATGAAAGGGAATATTTATACTGCGCTGCAGGAGATTAACCTGCATATTCAGGAGGGCGAGTTTGTCGGCATCATGGGTCCGTCCGGTGCGGGGAAATCCACGCTGCTGAACATTTTCTCCACCATCGATGCGCCGACTTCGGGTGAAGTTATCATCGACGGCCAAAGGATCGGATCCATGAATGAGGAAAAGCTGTCGGACTTCCGCCGGAACAAGCTCGGCTTTATTTTTCAGGATTATAACCTGCTCGACACGCTTACAGTCAAAGAAAATATACTTCTTCCGCTTGCTTTATCCAAGGTGCCTGCCGGCGAGATTGAGAAACGCGTAAACGAAATTGCCGACACTTTTGGCATCCGGGAAATTTTGGACAAATATCCGTACCATATTTCCGGGGGACAGAAGCAGCGTACGGCGGCTTCCCGCGCCATTGTGACCAATCCAAGCCTGATTCTGGCGGACGAGCCCACCGGAGCGCTGGATTCCAAATCCGCGACAAGCCTGCTGGAGAGTCTGAGCCATCTTAATGAGACCAACCAATCGACCATTATGATGGTAACGCATGATGCGTATGCGGCCAGCTACTGCAAGCGCGTTATCTTTATCAAAGACGGAGAGCTCTTTACGGAAATCCGCAAGATGAACTTAACGCGAAAAACATTTTTCCAAAGAATTTTGGAGGTCCTGGCAGAGCTCGGAGGTGAGCATCATGACGTTGTTTAG
- a CDS encoding ABC transporter permease — protein MTLFSIARKNIKKNFTNYFLYFASMIFSIVIYFTFVSLKYDTTIHSASDGSPKISSAFSGASVVLMIFVAIFIWYSNSFFTRKRKKEVGLYSLLGVRKKQIGRMLFYENFLMGILALIIGIAFGSVLSRFFVMILMKVMGYELLSQFSISFSAVINTVIVFMIITLITSFQGYRLIYRFKLIELFHADQEHEREPKASWITALISVILIGFGYWLALQNLLQSKVWASLGYMMTPLVILLTVILGTYFLFSTLTVALLKLSRARKKSYWKGMNMIGVSQLLYRIKGNARTLTIIAVLSATTLTAVGTSYSFYYNNRSNAGAANPNSMMFIAKDGGSVKKVRDLVAKSADHELRYHLSVPVIEMKADMSGLESVFSNGGEMAFTILSAHDFNQLADVQNRDEKLSLKANEAVVLDPAYMEGMSPKYVGKTITLKNKQQKQQVTFKELHKFNVLNQRAVYTTIVVSDEVFGKLQPKAVADMLEIYGITGQDKAKTLTADIEKILPDKAKFSSFYDTYSKGMEAFGLMMFMGGFLGLVFLAATGSIIYFKQLTEANADKGRYLILHKIGVNKKEIRKTVAKQVGFIFALPLIAGIAHCAVALSALSNLMQTNLVIPVVICMGVYTCIYLIYYALTVNAYYKIVTNIK, from the coding sequence ATGACGTTGTTTAGCATCGCGCGCAAAAACATCAAGAAAAACTTCACGAATTATTTCTTATATTTTGCATCCATGATTTTCAGCATCGTGATCTACTTCACGTTTGTATCTTTGAAGTACGATACCACGATCCATTCGGCTTCCGACGGTTCGCCGAAAATCAGCTCGGCCTTCAGCGGGGCGTCGGTTGTGCTCATGATTTTTGTGGCCATTTTTATCTGGTATTCCAATTCTTTTTTCACGAGAAAACGCAAGAAAGAAGTCGGATTGTATTCCCTGCTCGGGGTGCGTAAAAAGCAGATCGGCCGCATGCTGTTTTATGAAAATTTTCTGATGGGCATATTGGCGCTTATCATCGGGATTGCCTTTGGTTCGGTGCTCAGCCGGTTTTTCGTCATGATCCTGATGAAGGTGATGGGATATGAATTGCTCAGTCAATTTTCAATTTCTTTCTCGGCTGTCATAAATACGGTGATCGTATTTATGATCATTACCCTGATCACTTCATTCCAAGGCTATCGCCTGATTTACCGTTTCAAATTGATCGAGCTGTTTCATGCCGACCAGGAGCATGAGCGGGAGCCGAAGGCATCGTGGATCACGGCGCTGATCTCGGTGATTCTGATCGGATTCGGTTACTGGCTTGCCCTGCAAAACCTGCTTCAGTCCAAGGTATGGGCGTCGTTAGGATATATGATGACCCCGCTCGTGATTCTGCTTACGGTTATCCTGGGCACTTATTTTTTATTCAGCACTTTGACCGTCGCATTGTTGAAATTATCCCGGGCCCGTAAAAAAAGTTACTGGAAAGGGATGAACATGATCGGTGTTTCCCAACTGCTGTACCGGATCAAAGGGAATGCCCGGACGCTGACGATCATAGCGGTGCTTAGCGCAACTACTTTGACTGCCGTTGGGACCTCTTACAGCTTTTATTACAACAACCGCAGTAATGCCGGAGCAGCCAATCCGAACAGCATGATGTTTATCGCCAAGGACGGCGGCTCGGTAAAAAAGGTCCGGGATTTGGTCGCAAAATCAGCGGATCACGAACTTCGTTACCATTTATCTGTTCCTGTTATAGAAATGAAAGCGGACATGAGCGGCCTGGAATCCGTGTTTTCCAATGGCGGGGAGATGGCCTTTACCATTTTGTCGGCACATGATTTCAATCAACTGGCCGATGTTCAGAACAGAGACGAGAAACTCTCGCTTAAAGCCAATGAAGCTGTTGTGCTGGATCCAGCCTATATGGAAGGGATGTCGCCTAAATATGTCGGCAAGACCATCACATTAAAGAACAAACAGCAGAAGCAGCAGGTAACCTTCAAGGAATTGCACAAATTTAACGTCTTAAACCAGCGCGCCGTCTATACCACTATTGTCGTCAGTGACGAAGTATTCGGGAAGCTGCAGCCGAAGGCCGTCGCAGACATGCTTGAGATCTACGGCATCACCGGTCAAGACAAGGCTAAAACATTAACTGCGGACATTGAAAAGATTTTACCGGACAAAGCGAAATTTTCAAGTTTCTATGACACCTATTCCAAGGGGATGGAAGCGTTCGGGCTCATGATGTTTATGGGCGGATTTTTGGGGCTTGTTTTTCTGGCCGCAACAGGCAGCATCATTTACTTTAAGCAGTTGACAGAAGCCAATGCCGATAAAGGGCGTTATTTGATTCTGCATAAAATCGGCGTGAACAAAAAGGAAATCCGCAAAACGGTGGCCAAACAGGTTGGCTTTATTTTCGCCCTGCCGCTGATTGCCGGCATCGCTCACTGCGCGGTTGCCTTATCGGCATTGTCCAACTTGATGCAAACCAATCTAGTGATCCCAGTAGTCATTTGCATGGGCGTTTACACTTGCATCTACCTGATCTATTATGCGTTGACCGTCAATGCGTACTATAAAATCGTTACAAATATCAAGTAA
- a CDS encoding MFS transporter: protein MKTTAHLDRQSQLLLAVNGLIVLAGALSGTFLNVYLWKSKQDYAMIGWFTIAQQVAVGLTFWIGGKWVKQYNKMNALRAGVVLSGVFYLLVLWGGADIVHWIWPLGLLLGLAIGLFWLAFNVVYFEVTDRENRDLFNGWVGLLGSVTGIVGPWVSGLLITWLKGDKGYRLVFTISLVIYALCVVLSFFLKKRKNGGAYHWREPITQLQSKGSPWRLMTPGLIAQGVREGVFAFLIGLLVFVATKQEAKLGQFTLITSAISLLTYWLAGKWYKPRFRNTGMLAGALLLWIVILPLLWKTGYGALLIFGIGTSVFMPLYILPMTSSGFDLMGTNPETVEKRVELVVLRELSLMVGRLLGTFIFIIVLSISQAPLIITILMLALGAAPIGGWMFVRKLLKAEKSA, encoded by the coding sequence CTGAAAACGACGGCACATTTAGACCGCCAATCGCAGCTTTTGCTGGCCGTTAATGGGCTGATCGTTCTGGCGGGAGCCCTGTCCGGTACCTTTTTGAATGTATACTTATGGAAAAGCAAGCAGGATTACGCCATGATCGGTTGGTTTACCATTGCCCAGCAAGTCGCGGTTGGCCTGACCTTTTGGATCGGCGGCAAGTGGGTAAAGCAATACAACAAGATGAATGCTTTGCGGGCGGGCGTCGTCCTTTCAGGGGTGTTTTATCTCCTGGTTTTATGGGGCGGTGCGGATATTGTGCATTGGATTTGGCCGCTGGGCCTGCTGCTTGGTCTGGCGATCGGGTTGTTCTGGCTTGCATTTAACGTCGTTTATTTCGAAGTGACGGACCGGGAAAACCGGGATTTGTTTAACGGCTGGGTAGGATTGTTAGGTTCGGTTACCGGCATCGTGGGGCCTTGGGTTTCAGGGCTGCTCATTACTTGGCTGAAGGGCGATAAAGGATATCGGCTCGTTTTCACCATCTCGCTTGTTATTTATGCGCTTTGCGTCGTGCTCAGCTTTTTTCTCAAAAAAAGGAAAAACGGCGGCGCTTATCATTGGAGGGAGCCGATAACGCAGCTGCAAAGCAAAGGCAGTCCATGGCGGCTTATGACTCCGGGACTGATTGCTCAGGGAGTACGCGAAGGCGTCTTTGCTTTTCTGATCGGCCTGCTGGTTTTTGTCGCGACAAAGCAGGAGGCGAAGCTGGGACAATTTACGTTGATCACTTCCGCAATATCGCTGCTGACCTACTGGCTTGCAGGAAAATGGTACAAACCAAGATTCCGAAATACTGGCATGCTTGCCGGAGCGCTGCTGCTGTGGATCGTGATCCTTCCGCTGCTGTGGAAGACAGGGTATGGAGCCCTTCTGATCTTTGGCATCGGAACCTCTGTGTTTATGCCGCTGTATATTTTGCCGATGACTTCATCGGGTTTCGATCTAATGGGAACCAATCCCGAAACGGTGGAAAAGCGGGTCGAGTTGGTGGTTCTACGCGAGCTCAGCCTGATGGTGGGACGTCTTTTGGGCACCTTTATTTTTATTATCGTGCTCAGCATCAGCCAAGCGCCTCTAATCATTACCATCCTTATGCTGGCTCTTGGGGCAGCGCCGATTGGCGGCTGGATGTTCGTCCGAAAATTGCTGAAGGCGGAGAAGTCGGCATAA